Within the Oncorhynchus clarkii lewisi isolate Uvic-CL-2024 chromosome 2, UVic_Ocla_1.0, whole genome shotgun sequence genome, the region gagctgacaaggtaaaaatctgttgttctgcagttaacccactaggctgtcattgtaaataagaatttgctcttaacctGACttcgttaaataaaatacaaatttcaTAATGATAGGCCTATTTTGCGTGCTCACAATTTTCCAACCAGGGCCCTGTGAATTTGATACGTCGTAACAAGAAGTTTTAATGTGTGTACTACAAACAGGACACTGATACATTAGGTGTCATACAATTGTTGTTTATACTGTAGCATTAGTCAGTATTATAGTTCTTGTCAATTGAAGTCTATTGGTACTGAATGTAGCCCAGCTAATGAGATCAAAATGTGTGTTTCAGGTGTGTGCTGTCCAGTCCATATGAATGCCATTCCTGAGCTGAAGAAGGTGGACTGAGAAAAGGAGCATATTTGGGGTTTATGACAACATAGGAATTTTGGGTAACTGGGAAGTTATCAGTTTCAAATCATAGCTCATTTGACCTGATGTCAAGACATTGAGTTGATGCATAACTTTAATATCTTTATGAAAGTGCTGCCCAGTCTCTTGGGACTCGAACCATTTCAGCAACATGACGCTGTCCTCTGGACTAACTTAAAATCTACTCTTGGTTACCAGGTAGATATGAAAATGGACACATGCTGAAAATGTCacttttgccccccccccccccctccccccccccccctaaaaatgTAATGTAAGGCTTCTACCATATTGCCAGTTGATACAAAATGGTACAgtgatgttttttgggggttaaccaaaacacacacacacacactgctataacAGGCTTTACATCTCCAACGTGTTGTCTGTAGGTGACTTCAAAGCCCACCCTAAGGACCTGATCGTCTGGCCGGTCTGTGTGAAGGGTTTCTGTGGCAACGAGCTGCAGTGTCTGACGAGGAAGAAGATTGTGGGGAACAGGATGATGACACAGGACAAACACGACATGGAGAAAAGGATCCGCTTCCTCTATCGACACTTCAACCGCTTTGGGAAACATCGCTGATCTGATCTGGGACTGAGCGGTCTGGCTAACAATGCTAAACGACTACTGTACTAACAACCTGCCCACTGGACCACATTCAGACTCTAAAGAGAGAAATGTGAGCTACTCAGTTATGCCACTTAGATTTATATCAGCCCCTTATACCATTTGGTAGTCACCTTTTCTTATATCCATATTGGGGTAAGAGGAAGCTGATTgcaatttgttttttttacttttgaCAGCTGGAAAATGTTGGATTAATTTAGTATTGTTGTGAGCACTAAATCAACACTcaactgtaaaatacatattttgaacCATTATGAACCCCTAGAAGTGGAAATATACACAAATGTTTGATGCTCTATGGTCTGTAAATGTTATCACATTGGGGACTAATGTAAGTAATGTTGTGGGTATAATAATAAACAGAAGCTTGTCATTACATTTTGAGTGATTTTATTGTAAGGCCGCATTAGTATTTGACCTAAAGGTAGTTAGTCATTTTGACCTAAATTGTTGATCCATGTGACTGTGCCAATAGCAGTAATTTATAAAGTTATATATTCAATAATCAATCAGTTGACCAGATATTAATTTGACTAAGCATTCTCCATATTAAATTGCCCCACGGCCTGGCTAGCACGTTTTCAACGCAACCAATGGGGCTATATTGCTCCATACCGCAGCTCACTGCTGTGCAGTAATGTTCGCACTGCCTCCCATCTCGCTTTGTATTCGTGGACCAAAGAGGAATAACCTAGTTGTGGTCATGATGAACCTGGAATAAATCAAACATTGGGCCAGGGAGCTATTATAATATGGAGAGAGTAGTCTATAACTGGGGGGTAGTGAGAAGCCTAGTCATCCGGGTAGAGAAAGGAGCACTTACAAGCCGGAGCGCGTGAGGGGGTAGCAGAGTCAACATTCTATACCAAGCAATGTACCGCAGTATCGTCCTGCCGCCCTATCCGACACAGAGAAAACTGCAGTACTGCaaagtgtggagagagagaggggagcacaAGAAAGAGGGGGTTGGGAAAGAGGTACCGCACCATCGTTATGAGtccaactggagagagagagaggggaaggggagcgACGCATTATTGCAGTATAgtgccatcacacacacacaaacgaaaCTTGTGCACAAACCGACACACAGATACGCTTCCACACACTCGCCGGGAGAGGGGGAACAACGGTGGTGTTAGATAATTCTGAAACTAGACCACGGGAAAATAGTGAAATTATATAATTGGGTAATGTAAAGGAAAGTGAAATCAGTTGTGTTTAGCTTTTGAAGGGGAACGTGCAATCTAAACAATTGGTGTGATTTTGAGCATCTCGACTCAGCATCTTTGGAGTATCACGACTTCTCTTGCATAGATTTATTATTTAAAGAAATTCGCCAAGCATCCTTGGATTTATCCCTTATGGATTTTACGAACTGAAATTGAGAATCTGTGCATCACCCGTATTCACTTTCAACCTCTTATTCCGCTGCCTTTCTTCGAGCGAATTATTACCCGACGCTTGCCTGGGTATTGCGGTACTTTGGTGATGACTTGCGGTGCTAAAGCATTGCTTTGAGGTTACTGCATCAGCTTCTGCATTCGTTTGTTATTAACGCATCATTTTAATCAGTCGAGTCTCTGAGGTTCTGGATATTTTTTGGACGACAGCAGAGATTTTTCCCATTGCTTTTTTGTGATTtcgcttttttattttttacttcagacCCTTCCCCCTTTCGTCtctcgcgttctctctctctctccccccccaccgCTCACTGACAGTGAGTCAGTTCCAAGCAGCTGCATAGAAGATGTGAGTATCAATGCAGGGCTTCCTCTTTTTTACTTATTCTATTCATTTGTTCAATTCACTAAACATGTTTTATTCTAATATGTTGAGTATTTATATCATGTTGTCAGGCTCTTTCTATGCTCTATTGATTTGTTCTAGCTTAATGTATTTTGCTGACGCAAGTCTTTTTCCGTCACAGCATCTCTGAATGATGGATCTCGTCTACTGTAGTTGATTACCCTCAGTCCTTCTGGGCTTCAAAATAAATTCATTTTTTGCTTGATTATTTTAATTAAAAATTGGCTTATTTCAACTGAAATTATGTTTTCTTTCTTTATACCATGGGTTTTGTACCGTATGGTTCTAGGGACTTCCAGGTTATCAAATGTCTGTGAAGTCAAATCAATATCAATGTGAACTGATTGGTCTGAGATGTTTGTCTTCTTCTCCGGTTACAGTAGGAAATACAGTAGGGTACTACAGTAGGGTACTACGCATGACATCTGGCATGAGACTGTCCTGCACCTGCAGTATAGAACAAGTTCATGCCTTTCAAATGATGGCTATATTCTTCATATTCATATATATATGGTGGATGGAATGGTTGCCTCTACTGTATATTTGACTAATTTCAATAGTCTGAGTCAGGACCAACACCCCCAGATGAGTCCATGGAGGCTGTCTGTGTTAGAAcgctccccctctcacccctcccctttccctcaccacccctcctccccctcgcTTTACCCTTCTGAACCAAATTAGTTGTTTGCCCCATCTTTTAACCCTTCTTAgttttctctctattctctccttttattccctctctccttatccctctctcttactctccctgttctctccaaTCTCTCCTGTTCACCATCTCTACAGCCCTCCTTACTTTTCTTTTGGcctttcctctcatcctcctcctcttcttatcTCCCTCTTGCTTAATctgatactctctctctttctgactctctcccccctctcgctctttttctttctctccctctttctgtctctctcccatctctctcccatctctctctctctctctctctctctctctctctctctctctctctctctctctctctctctctctctcagggaggcATATATGTACAATTCTGACTTTATCCCCTTTATTCTCCTCACCAACAGCTCTTCTCCTTTCTGTACCTCATCATTcatctttcttcctctcccccaTGCGGCATCGCATTAGTGAAAACcaagactgttctcagggcaTTCTACCAATATTCTATGAAAGTCATTTCTGTTAGTCAAAACCGGCAGACCTGCCCCGAGAACAGTCTTGATTTCTACAAATGCGATACAGCCTCTCAAatactcttcctctccctcttcccctctctggctTCCAATTCCGAACCTTTATCTCATATCCCttctttcctcatcctcctcctctttcccctctcctcattATACTTGCCCTTCTGTGCTTTTGAACTTTTAATCTGAATCGCTTTTATCACTGAGTTCTGTTATCAAGgcttttcttgtttgtttttttgttttagttACAACACCTCTAAAATGCAGTTGTTTCAGCTTGCTCATGACTGCTAAATTACTGTAATGTAAAAAAAGTCTTACccttcctcatctcccctcttctcttctccctccttccccctctcctatCCCTCACACttcccatctcttctcctctctgtcccttcctccttctctccccttcccaGGTCTGCCCCAGATGCTGCTCCCCCAGCTGGACCTCCCGGAGCCCCAGGGGCCCCAGGAGCAGACGGAGCCCCAGGTGGAGggcccccacccccccctcccaacaCCTCCAGCAACCGCAGGCTACAACAGACACAAGCCCAAGTGGAGGAGGTGAGCTAGTGTGACACACACGTACAGTACCAACCAACCTGCTCCTGGCTTCGATACCATGCTCCTAACAGTACTCCCACTTGTGCCAAACCATATAGTACAACATTTTAAACTACAGCAAGTAGCTAGCTTGTCAATCTGGGATTGACGTCACAGCGTGAGACAACTAGCAGCAATTAGGCCAGATCTGGGCTGCATTTCCAGTTGCTCCCTCCTCTCTGCACTCGTTCACTCTCCTTGGTGTAAGCAACAGCGCCACCCAGTTTCCCCCATTTTGCTTTCATCTATCCAATTCAATGAAATAGGGGAAGGGGGGGAAATGAGGGCAGAAGTAAAGGACCAACCTTCTGGAATGAAATGTGATCATGAGTCAAGCTGTAGAAACAGAGCTAATAGAAAAGGAAAGGACATAGATTGTTTCTTTGTGACATTCTTTGATTGTTGGGAAATCTAAAAATAGAGTAGcatagtctactctactctactctaccatgcAGTTTGATTTGTTTTACGATTTATTTCAGTAATGCTTTGGCTATGCAGTCTTCGTCAGGGTGTGGCTTTCTGGGATCAACATGATATTCCATCGACCTGACAACATgaatttgttattttattgatgtgtgtttgtggtgtgtgcaTAATGAATGAAACGCTGAGAAATGTTGTAACAACTATTCCAAAATACAATACCCACGACAACAATTTGGATAGCATACTATACAACATGGCTAGCATATGATACAGCATGGCTAGCATACGATACAACATGGCTAGCATACGATACAACATGGCTAGCATGCGATACAACATGGCTAGCATACGATACAACATGGCTAGCATATGATACAACATGGCTAACATGCGATACAACATGGCTAGCATACAATTACAACATGGCTAGCATATGATACAGCATGGCTAGCATACGATACAACATGGCTAGCATACAATACAGCATGGCTAGCATACGATACAACATGGCTAGCATACGATACAACATGGCTAGCATACGATACAGCATGGCTAGCATATGATACAGCATGGCTAGCATACGATACAGCATGGCTAGCATATGATACAGCATGGCTAGCATACGATACAACATGGCTAGCATGCGATACAACATGGCTAGCATACGATACAACATGGCTAGCATACGATACAACATGGCTAGCATATGATACAGCATGGCTAGCATGTGATACAACATGGCTAGCATACGATACAACATGGCTAGCATATGATACAGCATGGCTAGCATACGATACAACATGGCTAGCATACGATACAACATGGCTAGCATGCGATACAACATGGCTAGCATACGATACAGCATGGCTAGCATATGATACAACATGGCTGTCTATGATGATGTTTAAtatattctatttctatggccaAAGTTATGTTAGCTATTAACATATAGAAAATAACATGGGTGATCAATTTATCTTAGTAATGGACTGCACTGCAGCTTGGGAATGGTTTCATGCTGTATTAAATTGTGTGATGTGGACTTCTATGGCTTGGGCTGTCAGTaaattcctcctctcctctcctctcctctcctctcctctcctctcctctcctctcctctcctctcctctcctctccaggtggtGGATATTATGCGGGTGAATGTGGACAAGGTTCTGGAGAGGGACCAGAAGCTGTCGGAGCTGGATGACAGAGCCGATGCTCTCCAGGCCGGGGCCTCCCAGTTCGAGAGCTGTGCAGCCAAACTCAAGAGCAAATACTGGTGGAAAAACGCAAAGGTAATGACAGTGATCAATGATTATATTGTCATTCACATTAGCAGACACTTTCATCCAAAAGGACTTAAAATGAACATATTCAGGAGAATTGCAAGGTAATGGTAATATTGATCATGATAATAATATGGTTATTTAGCCAACTCTTTCTATCCAAAGTGACAGTGTACTGTCATATATTCAAGTTAACATATATATCCAGTGTACTCTATGTGGCCCATGGGGTATTCATTCAGAGCCACAACTGTGGTGGTGTTGCAACGCCAGTACCATGCTACACCAACCAGtaccatgctccaccaaccagtaCCATACTCCACCAACCAGTACCATGCTCCACCAACTTgaccatgctccaccaaccagtaCCACGCTCCACCAACCAGTACCACGCTCCACCAACCAGTatcatgctccaccaaccagcaCCACCCTCCACCAACCAGtaccatgctccaccaaccagtaCCACGCTCCACCAACCAGTACCATGCTCAACCAACCAGtaccatgctccaccaaccagtaccatgctccaccaaccagtaccatgctccaccaaccagtaCCATGCTCAACCAACCAGTACCATGCTCAACCAACCAGTACCATGCTCAACCAACCAGtaccatgctccaccaaccaacTGAGCCATTGAGGTGCAGGGTGCTGAGGCGGACACACAGCGTCTGTCCCTGGAATGCTGTCACCCCCCTTTCCCGTGCACTAATCCCCTAATTAGCGTCTGTGAGCGAGAGGAGCGGCGCTCCGGGGAATGGGGAAATAGGGAGGCTCTCACTGCAGAGTTTTCTCTACATGCAGTTATTCTTATTAATTGCACCAAAAATACACTGACTGGACACAAGGGAGTGTGATGAAATGTTACGCTCTGCTTTTTGTGTTTGTCATCGTgctgggttggtgtgtgtgtgtgtgtgtgtgtgtgtgtgtgtgtgtgtgtgtgtgtgtgtgtgtgtgtgtgtttttggtcagCAGGACTAACGTTAATCCGCAGCGACTTCACCCctgaataaaaaatgttttatcatcCTGAGGAAAATCTATCAGGTTTATTAACTAGAAGAATAGAAGAATAAAGAAAGCCTTTAACTCTCCATTTGCTTTTCTTTCCAGATGATGATCATTATGGGTATCATTGGAGTTCTTGTGGTCGGAGTCCTTTTCTGTAAGTACCATTATTCACTTTCCCCTATTACCATTCATTGATACCCACTCGCATGTAGCAAGTTAGACGGTTTCTTCACGTCTTTTAAACTTCATTTGGACATTTCTTGGCATATGAATTCTTGTGTAGATGACTAAATGAATGTCCATACTGCTGTATTGCATTAGCGGATACTCACACTGCTCTCAGGGAAGGTCTGCCAGTTTTGACTAGCAGAAGTTACTTTTCGTAGTGgtttaggagaattaacgtagcaggttaggataattaggtaaAGGTTAggaaaatggttagggttagctaaaatgctaacaCTATCTAGCTACAACCAGGCCTGTCCtgagaacagtcttggtttccaCTAATGCAATTCTGAATCCATACTAGTCAAGTTCAGTAGATGTTAAGGCGAAGGCCACAGCTATAATCAGTGTGCACTTATAACAGGCCCAGGTCTGCCCTGCTCTGACGGTCTCCTAGTGCCTACTCTTATGTCAATAATTCATGACAACGTATTACAGTAAATGATTGAAACAGTATAAGTCCTCTGTTACCAGTCATTCAGCAGAAACAACACGTGTAGATGTAGTCCACTGAATAGAAAATATAATTATTCtccctatccccccctctctccctccccctctctttatcttcctctctctctccatctttctcataGTGTACTTCTTCTATTGAGTAATCCCAGCGTGGCAGGACACAGACATGAGAGCGGaataggagagaagaagaaaacaaatcGACACAAATCCAAACTCCAGTCCCGCCCCCTTTTCCTCCACACCAGGTCTTCCATCTAGCACTTAAACATGACGCTAGTGTGTAGATGTTGTTGCTCTCTTTTCTCTTTGTCCTCCTGCCCTTCCCTTCTCTTTGATCCATATTTCTTCCTCTGTTTTGGCGTgctgtctcactcactctctcctgcCTCTGCGTCTCATACATTATTGAAGTGTGcagtagggaaagagagagagagatagagagagaaagcaggaagaagtgaaagagagagagagagagagaaagcaggaagaagtgaaagagagagagcatcgagaaagagggagtgagtgcAATGAAAGAGCGCAGCAGTTCTTTCTATCCGCCAAAGCTTGTTCGTGTTACCTTTTGGAGAGCATACCACATTTGTAAATTGATACTGACATACAGTACCTAACAACCCCTCCTGATCCCGTACCTCATACCACTACCATTATAAACACTACTTACTAATACAAGGTCATGTTTAAGAGTATGATCAttttgtcatgtgtgtgtgtgtgtgtacttgtgatCCAAATCAGTGTAGCCAGTAGCTTTTTCCAGGGTTAGTTGATGTAGGCCTTGACGGGCATTCCTGCCTTTTCCTttacctccctcttcctctcactcGCTGACTGTGGTGtttaagagagagatagagagaataagAAAAGCCAGGAAGGATACTGGAAAAGGCAGAAACCACTTTTGGGACACTGACTTTTAGTATATCTTTATTCTtgtaccacagacagacagacggacagttAGCTAGATTGACattgacagacagaaacagaccgtCTGTACCTACATAGAGTATTCTTTCAGGAGTGCAGACAAAAGTCTATACAGCATTAACTCTCGACACACCTAAAGGCAGGTCTGTGTAATAAAACTGCATAGTACATTTTTGATTGATTAGTGAGCAGCTTtactgtgttgtggttgtgttcagACACTCTTGTACGTTCTAGTAGAGagggtacagggttagggagGAATGGTTCAATAGACTGTCCCTTATCTGGAGAGGACATAACCAAATAACCCCCCAAATAACCCACTTCCTGCACATCAAaccaacaaaaacacacactgttATCTACAGTAGACTTTAGGCTGTTACCTACAGTATCCAATAAGCCCAATGGAAGTAGTGTTTGTGTCTTACTTGACTTGCATGGCAGACGATGTCCATAGTTTTGCCTATTTGTGTGACCTATGTATCTGCCATTTCTGAAACTTAACTGCCGattgtacatttattttgtttgGTTTAGTGGTTTTCAGGACCTgtgtataggctactgtatctaTGCGCTCAATTAGTAACTCATGCGTATGCAATGCAATGAAGCTCAAGAGTTTGCCAAATTTTTGTTGCTCACATGCTTTCAAAAGAACTAATACACAACCAGAGAACAATGGTTGCTACAGTAGTATTCTGACGGGGAAAAAACGATAACCATAGTACCGTACAAGTAGTACCATAAAGTACTTCATCTTTGCCAGACTATTGCtcctgaaaatgtgttttttagtAGGTTTATATTTTACTTTTGGTGTTGGATATTCCAGAAAATATAATTTTCCTCTCAATGGTTGATAAAGAGGGACTGTTTGacacattgtaaaaaaaaatatgaaaaacatTAGCTATGTGTAAATTGCATTTATGAATGAAAATAGTGGTGATTCCTCAAAACAATGATCTAATAATATCGTGCAATAATATTATTAGGTAAATAAATGATACAACATGATAATACTGGGAGAGATACAACTGGATCGTGAGAATTCTTTAAACGCATGCTTACCACTTGATGCTAATAAAGAAAATCATCAACATGAATGTTTTCATCATTGACGTGAAAATGAACAGGTATAATCCCACACCGTCTCTCCAGATTCAGAGAACAACACCAATGATACTATCCaagaaaacatttatttgaagAAAATGTACAACTGTTTATAGTACAACAGTAATTCACATTACAGCAACTCTTTAAGATATTGGTTTTCAACAGCTTCAGGTGCTGTGCCTCTGCGACCCTGAAAGAATCCAGGTCTGTGAATTAGGTCGGAACTCTTTGCAaggaaaaaaaaagaagaaaaatgtATTACTTGTCTGTTTGGACAGAAATTTGCTTCGCATCTCTAGGCTACTGTTGTCATACTACAAACAATAGTTAAAAATACAAGGAGGTCCATAGGGAGCATGGGGAACTTACCTATTTCATCACTTGGTAGAAGAACAGAATGGTGATAACCAGAAAACCCAGGACCATCCAGTAGGAATCTGTAACAACAGGGAACCGTTTGGACTAATATGAATGGACACCATTTTGTTTCTGCTCAGGTTCTCCCAATGACTCACAGTCAGCAGGCACCCAACAGGAGAAAACATTTAGCAAAAGAGCAGTATCTGAACCTGCCTGATAAGAACACTCATTATATTTTAGTTGTCCATTCACGCCTAATGAACGTGACCCATCAGCAATGCTGATGTTCACCTAATTTCCTATTGTCCTCTCACGCCTGTGTCTGTAGCAGCTTACCTGGCTCAGGTGTCTCTACTGTCAGGCTGAGGGAGAGGGGTGTGTCCAGGGCCGGGTGGGTCACTCTGCAGGTGACCGTGGTTCCAGGGGGGAAGGTGGAGGGGTGAAGGGTGAGGTGGGAGGAGATGGACATGGTCCTGTCGCTGTGCTGCCGATGGCTGGAGAGAGACACCTGGTCTGATAGGACGCTAGGCTCTGAGTCTGTAGAGGAGACGGAGAACCACTCCatctgagagagaagagagtctcAGTATAATGTCTGTAATATTTAGGATATTAATATTATAAGTGCTGTACGATGACCTACCAATGATCTTCTGATTTCATTAGAGGTATGATcgctgtgtgcttgtgtgctaaTCACTTTGTAACAGTGGTATCTGTGAATATGAATGACTGAATATTTAATTGGTGGACCGCACCAGACACACCTGGACATCCAGAGGGTAGTAGTTCTTGCAGTGGCAGCTCAGTTTCTGGGGCAACTCATCCCGAAATACCAGCTTCTcctcagagagagaaacatgaggAGGTTCTGAAGACAGAGAGACTTCGTATTTAGATGTGAATAGTGTGCACACTATGTCACACATGACATAGACACCTAATGTAATAAACACATGTTCATATGTGTAGAGAAATAATGTACATTTGAGTCATTCAGCAGACCCTCTTAtctagagcaacttacaggagcaattagggttaagtgccttgctcaagggcacattgacagatttttcaaatTTTCGTCTCGGGCATTCAAACCAGCAAACTTTTGGTTACTGTACCAACGCCACCTGCTGCCTATGTAaagtagaggtcaaccgattaatcggcagGGCCGATtacaagttttcataacaatcggtaatcggcatttttggacgccgattatgttgcaatccacgaggagactgcatggcaggctgaccacctgttacacgagtgcagcaaggagccaaggtaagttgctagctagcgtcAAACTTTTCTTACAAAAAataatcaatcttaacataatcactaattaactacacatggttgatgatattactagtttaactagcttgtcctgcgttgcatataatcaatgcggtacctgttaatttatcatcgaatcacagcctacttcgccaaacgggtgatgatttaacaaaagcacattcacaaaaaaagcacaatcgtagCACCAATGTCACAAGTTATAACcgaaacatcaatgcctttcttaaaatcaatacacaatatatatttttaaacctgcatatttagttaaaataaattaacgttagcagacaatattaactagggaaattgtgtcacttatcTTGTGTTCAGtgtaagcagagtcagggtatacgcagcagtttgggccgcctggctcgttgtaaACTGTGTgaaccatttcttcctaacaaagaccggaattaattttccagaattgtatataattatg harbors:
- the LOC139422140 gene encoding vesicle-associated membrane protein 1-like, with the protein product MSAPDAAPPAGPPGAPGAPGADGAPGGGPPPPPPNTSSNRRLQQTQAQVEEVVDIMRVNVDKVLERDQKLSELDDRADALQAGASQFESCAAKLKSKYWWKNAKMMIIMGIIGVLVVGVLFLYFFY